A genomic segment from Nicotiana tabacum cultivar K326 chromosome 7, ASM71507v2, whole genome shotgun sequence encodes:
- the LOC107816702 gene encoding ras-related protein RABA5c: protein MDSSDDDIEEYLFKIVIIGDSAVGKSNLLSRYARDEFNLHSKATIGVEFQTQVLEINGKEVKAQIWDTAGQERFRAVTSAYYRGAFGALLVYDISRRSTFESVTRWLDELNTHCDTTVAKMLVGNKCDLDNIRDVSIEEGAKLAEAEGLFFMETSALDSTNVNKAFEIVIREIYSNVSRKVLNSDSYKAELSINRVSLVKDDGEGSKRSWSSCCSR, encoded by the exons ATGGATTCATCAGATGATGATATTGAAGAATACCTTTTCAAGATTGTAATAATAGGTGATTCAGCTGTTGGAAAATCAAATTTATTATCAAGATATGCTAGAGATGAGTTCAACTTGCATTCAAAAGCAACAattggagttgagtttcagaCCCAAGTTCTTGAAATTAATGGTAAAGAAGTTAAAGCTCAGATTTGGGATACTGCTGGTCAAGAAAGGTTTAGAGCTGTAACTTCTGCTTATTATCGTGGTGCTTTTGGTGCATTACTTGTTTATGATATTAGTCGGAGAAGTACTTTTGAAAGTGTTACTAGGTGGCTTGATGAGCTTAATA CGCATTGTGATACAACAGTCGCGAAGATGCTGGTAGGGAACAAATGCGATTTGGACAACATTAGGGACGTTAGCATTGAAGAAGGCGCGAAGCTTGCAGAAGCAGAAGGATTATTCTTCATGGAGACATCCGCTTTAGATTCTACGAACGTTAATAAGGCTTTCGAGATTGTCATACGTGAAATCTATAGCAATGTCAGCCGAAAGGTCTTGAATTCGGATTCCTACAAGGCAGAGTTATCTATTAACAGGGTAAGCCTCGTAAAAGATGACGGAGAAGGATCGAAACGATCTTGGAGCAGTTGTTGCTCAAGATGA
- the LOC107764771 gene encoding cytochrome b561 and DOMON domain-containing protein At3g25290-like, producing the protein MGLYQTCCVILYFMFLILKPELSYSMSCTSQKFTKNILYEHCNDLPHLNSYIHWNYNSKDFTFNLAFVATPTKPDGWIAWGINPNATGMVGTQALIAFKQSNGSIVAKTFKLNSYKSIVPGELAYRVTNVEAMYSNGMMVIFASVKLPEGMTELNQVWQVGSSVLNGTFPGIHDFQPENLNSKGKLDLMKGKSISNGSEDSRLKNRNIHGILNVVSWGILFPIGIMIARYLRTFADPVWFYVHVACQLSSYTIGVAGWATGLKLGNQSKGIEYTSHRDFGIALFSLATLQVFALFLRPKKDHKYRFYWNMYHHGVGYGVLVLGIINVFKGLEILQPESKWKLAYIIFLSILGGIALILEAITWTIVLKKKPGKSNNKLYDGQNGSNGRQQPLTS; encoded by the exons ATGGGATTGTATCAAACATGTTGTGTCATCCTATATTTTATGTTCTTGATTTTGAAACCTGAATTGTCATATTCCATGTCATGTACATCACAAAAGTTTACAAAGAACATATTATATGAACATTGCAATGACTTACCACATTTGAATAGTTACATCCATTGGAATTACAATTCCAAGGATTTTACCTTCAATTTAGCCTTTGTAGCTACTCCTACTAAACCTGATGGTTGGATTGCTTGGGGAATTAATCCAAATGCAACAGGAATGGTTGGTACACAAGCGTTGATCGCGTTTAAACAATCCAATGGTTCCATTGTCGCGAAAACGTTCAAGTTAAATTCGTATAAATCCATCGTGCCAGGGGAGCTAGCGTATCGCGTTACAAATGTGGAGGCTATGTATAGTAATGGAATGATGGTAATTTTTGCTAGTGTAAAATTACCTGAAGGAATGACTGAATTGAATCAGGTTTGGCAAGTAGGAAGTTCAGTCTTGAATGGGACATTCCCTGGAATTCATGATTTTCAGCCTGAGAATTTGAATTCTAAGGGAAAACTTGATTTGATGAAAGGGAAGAGTATTAGCAATGGTTCTGAGGATTCTAGGCTCAAGAATAGAAAT ATTCATGGAATTCTGAATGTTGTGAGTTGGGGAATACTATTTCCAATTGGAATTATGATTGCAAGGTATCTAAGAACATTTGCAGATCCAGTGTGGTTTTATGTTCATGTTGCTTGTCAATTATCATCTTACACTATTGGAGTTGCTGGTTGGGCAACTGGTCTGAAACTTGGAAATCAATCAAAAGGAATTGAATATACTTCCCATAGAGATTTTGGTATTGCCTTATTCTCTCTTGCAACTCTTCAG GTGTTCGCGCTATTTCTGAGGCCAAAGAAGGATCATAAGTACAGATTTTACTGGAATATGTATCACCATGGAGTTGGATATGGTGTGCTTGTTCTAGGAATCATCAATGTGTTTAAAGGTCTTGAGATTTTGCAGCCAGAAAGCAAATGGAAATTGGCTTATATTATTTTCCTTTCAATTCTTGGAGGAATTGCTCTTATTTTAGAAGCCATTACTTGGACAATTGTACTTAAAAAGAAGCCTGGAAAATCAAATAACAAGCTTTATGATGGCCAAAATGGTTCAAATGGAAGACAACAACCTCTCACTTCTTGA